From a single Rutidosis leptorrhynchoides isolate AG116_Rl617_1_P2 chromosome 5, CSIRO_AGI_Rlap_v1, whole genome shotgun sequence genomic region:
- the LOC139848985 gene encoding uncharacterized protein codes for MGSTVISWCSKKQDVVALSSTKAEYIAPTMAAQECTWIRRLIGDILEEVDYVIKLKCDNESAIKLASNHVFHARSKHIEMRYHFIREKVVSEEIELANVKTSYIVNIHGPHNDSNKIKLWASLEKFVGDYDAAWILCGDFNEVREESKRFNCEFIERRAEWFNDFINQANLIEVPMGGKIFTQICDNGIKFSKLDRFLVSDKVCNMWNELLVLALERKLSDHCPIILRDRVIDFGPKPTKVFDEWLDMDGSDEAVINAWNKEVQGRRLDCKFRDKLKNVKFALKEWGHNTLVGIDVEIEDLKNKATAWEAMAETRVLTSNERNEWLDCRKKWIDKEKIKASMAKQKSRAKWIVDGDENTKSGCLRLQQSASMPRPVQLSTEQADLLEVKFSEKEVRDAISECGCTKAPGPDGIKFKFFRKHWELIKADLLVALECFWEDGVISKGCNTSFITLVPKVSDPVILSLIGDEQNAFIKGRYVLDGALIANEAIDYLTRCKKKSLVFKVDFEKAFDCLSWEFLLEIMSCMGFGVRWRNWILACLKSTSISILINGSPTSEFNIERGVRQGNPLSPFLFIIAAEGLNLLTKKAINAISSKGSKLVLGLKINFNKSHIFGLGVPSSEIDLMAHRVGCKVGDFPFTYLGLPMGRNMNRVESWKPVTEKFNSRLSNWREKSISFGGRVEPNSLWPSIIKSIHGANGPLLPSDLNRSKGKRGVWLNILRAGLDIERSGIDFGNSFYKVIGDGSNSQFWTDCWLGDSPLKDRLPRLFRLDQDQSALEGNRIRWSDSGWEDVNLDSWAWRLANNGVFTTKILTKLNDEKLLPSNGSRVGTLKNNLVPSKVEIFIWRVLKRRIPVLTEIDKRGIDLGTVRCTLCDDDVETIEHSLILCRHLLDIWDRVYKWWNLGSMSNLSVNEAFHGNCIRSLSFVGSQILQALEWTCDYLIWKNRNRKVYTNSGWNGLGGLLEIQLRSFEWISSRCKYKKIDWLQWISDPLAFCLD; via the exons ATGGGTTCCACGGTTATTTCATGGTGTAGTAAGaagcaagatgttgttgctttatctagCACGAAAGCGGAATACATAGCTCCAACTATGGCAGCTCAAGAGTGTACTTGGATAAGAAGATTGATTGGTGACATACTTGAAGAAGTAGATTATGTTATCAAACTGAAATGTGACAATGAAAGTGCAATCAAACTTGCTTCGAATCATGTTTTTCATGCTCGTAGTAAGCATATAGAAATGAGGTATCATTTCATTCGTGAAAAGGTTGTTAGCGAGGAAATTGAGCTAGCAAATGTAAAGACCTCTTATATTGTGAATATTCATGGGCCCCACAATGATTCTAATAAAATAAAATTGTGGGCGAGTCTTGAAAAATTTGTAGGTGATTACGATGCGGCTTGGATCTTATGTGGTGATTTCAATGAAGTTCGCGAAGAATCGAAAAGATTTAATTGTGAATTTATTGAAAGGCGAGCGGAATGGTTCAATGACTTCATCAACCAGGCTAACCTTATTGAGGTTCCAATGGGGGGAAAGATATTTACGCAAATTTGTGACAACGGAATCAAGTTTAGCAAACTTGATAGATTCTTGGTTTCGGATAAAGTGTGTAATATGTGGAATGAATTATTGGTCTTGGCACTTGAAAGAAAATTATCGGATCATTGTCCGATTATCCTTCGTGATAGAGTGATAGATTTTGGTCCAAAACCTACCAAAGTCTTTGATGAATGGCTAGACATGGATGGGTCGGATGAGGCTGTAATCAACGCGTGGAATAAAGAGGTTCAAGGTCGTAGACTAGATTGCAAGTTTCGTGATAAATTGAAAAATGTTAAGTTTGCTCTAAAAGAATGGGGACACAACACTCTTGTTGGAATTGATGTTGAGATCGAGGATTTGAAAAACAAGGCCACAGCTTGGGAAGCTATGGCCGAAACAAGGGTGCTTACATCCAACGAGAGAAATGAGTGGCTTGATTGTAGGAAGAAGTGGATCGATAAAGAAAAGATTAAAGCAAGTATGGCCAAGCAAAAATCGAGGGCGAAGTGGATTGTTGATGGGGATGAAAATACCAA GTCAGGATGCTTACGGCTCCAGCAGTCTGCCTCGATGCCACGGCCTGTGCAGCTCTCGACTGAGCAAGCTGATTTACTTGAGGTAAAATTCAGCGAGAAGGAGGTTCGAGATGCTATAAGCGAATGTGGGTGTACGAAAGCCCCCGGTCCCGAtggtattaagtttaaatttttcaGGAAACATTGGGAGTTGATTAAAGCAGATTTACTTGTGGCACTTGAGTGCTTTTGGGAAGATGGTGTTATCTCAAAAGGATGCAACACATCATTCATTACCTTGGTCCCTAAAGTTTCGGATCCG GTAATCCTGTCGCTTATTGGAGATGAGCAAAACGCGTTCATTAAAGGAAGGTACGTCCTTGACGGGGCTCTCATTGCAAATGAAGCAATTGATTATCTCACTAGATGCAAAAAGAAGAGTCTCGTTTTTAAAGTGGATTTTGAGAAAGCTTTCGATTGTCTAAGTTGGGAATTTTTACTTGAAATCATGAGTTGCATGGGATTCGGGGTTAGATGGCGAAATTGGATCCTTGCATGTTTAAAGTCGACTTCCATCTCCATTCTCATTAATGGATCACCAACTAGTGAATTCAACATTGAGCGTGGGGTTAGACAAGGCAATCCCCTATCGCCTTTTCTTTTTATCATTGCGGCAGAAGGGCTAAACTTGCTTACAAAGAAGGCGATTAATGCAATCTCTTCAAAGGGGTCAAAATTG GTCTTGGGTCTAAAGATCAACTTCAACAAAAGCCACATATTCGGTCTTGGGGTCCCTTCATCCGAAATCGATCTTATGGCTCACCGGGTGGGTTGTAAAGTTGGAGATTTTCCATTTACTTATCTCGGGTTGCCTATGGGAAGAAACATGAATAGGGTGGAAAGTTGGAAGCCAGTAACTGAAAAGTTTAATTCGCGTTTGTCTAATTGGAGAGAAAAATCGATTTCGTTTGGTGGAAG AGTGGAGCCCAATTCTCTTTGGCCTTCTATCATTAAAAGTATTCATGGTGCTAACGGGCCGCTCCTTCCTTCGGACCTTAACCGGTCAAAAGGAAAGCGTGGCGTTTGGCTTAACATTTTGCGCGCAGGTTTGGACATTGAAAGATCAGGAATCGACTTCGGGAACTCCTTTTACAAAGTGATTGGAGACGGTTCTAACTCGCAGTTTTGGACAGATTGCTGGCTAGGCGACTCCCCTCTCAAAGACAGGCTGCCGAGATTATTTCGGCTCGATCAAGACCAATCCGCATTAGAAGGTAACAGAATTCGCTGGTCTGATTCAGGTTGGGAG GATGTAAACCTTGACTCTTGGGCGTGGCGATTGGCAAATAATGGCGTTTTCACTACAAAGATTCTTACAAAATTAAATGACGAGAAACTCCTCCCTTCCAACGGCTCGCGTGTTGGTACCTTAAAAAATAACTTGGTTCCTTCAAAAGTGGAAATCTTCATATGGAGGGTATTGAAACGTCGTATCCCGGTCCTTACCGAAATCGACAAAAGAGGAATTGATTTGGGTACCGTTAGATGCACTCTATGTGATGACGATGTAGAAACAATAGAGCATTCGTTGATCCTTTGTCGGCATTTGTTGGATATATGGGACAGGGTTTACAAATGGTGGAATTTGGGTTCGATGTCAAATCTTAGTGTAAATGAAGCCTTCCATGGTAATTGCATCCGGTCTCTCTCCTTCGTGGGCTCTCAAATTTTGCAAGCTCTTGAATGGACATGCGACTACTTAATTTGGAAAAATCGTAATCGTAAAGTCTACACTAATTCGGGTTGGAACGGTCTGGGTGGGCTATTGGAAATTCAACTCCGCTCCTTCGAATGGATCTCCTCGCGTTGCAAGTATAAAAAGATTGATTGGCTTCAATGGATCTCGGATCCTCTTGCTTTTTGTTTAGATTAA